From one Bradyrhizobium sp. Ash2021 genomic stretch:
- a CDS encoding FkbM family methyltransferase encodes MTPDNDPSPPPFGAFAPNAAQAAIIALAQRSRLKRGAFRPMLSRLVNLLRAGPVDVQYQGASFRFYHQASATERGALFNPDYNLEELDFLRAHTRAGGVFVDVGANVGTYALALARHVGAGGKVIAIEPHPVTHARLAFNNSASGYPQVRLVAAAAGPADGDLMIETDGDNLGASHIVSGNASVKAIKVASLRLQRILEEAGVSRVDALKIDVEGFEDRVLTGFFREAPRSLWPQAVVIEHLSKNEWLEDCIADMRARGYVETGRTRSNTLLARE; translated from the coding sequence GTGACTCCCGATAACGATCCATCACCGCCGCCGTTCGGCGCGTTCGCACCCAATGCCGCCCAGGCCGCGATCATCGCGCTGGCCCAGCGCTCGCGGCTGAAGCGCGGCGCGTTTCGGCCGATGCTGTCGCGGCTGGTCAATCTGCTGCGCGCGGGACCGGTGGACGTGCAATATCAGGGCGCCTCGTTCCGTTTCTATCATCAGGCCAGCGCCACCGAGCGCGGGGCGCTGTTCAATCCCGATTACAATCTCGAAGAGCTGGACTTTTTGCGGGCGCATACCCGCGCGGGCGGCGTGTTCGTCGATGTCGGCGCCAATGTCGGCACTTATGCGCTTGCGCTCGCGCGGCACGTCGGCGCTGGAGGCAAGGTGATCGCGATCGAGCCGCATCCCGTCACCCATGCCCGGCTTGCCTTCAACAATTCGGCGTCCGGCTATCCGCAGGTGAGGCTGGTGGCAGCGGCGGCCGGCCCTGCCGATGGCGACCTGATGATCGAGACCGACGGCGACAACCTCGGCGCCAGCCACATCGTGTCGGGAAATGCTTCGGTCAAGGCCATCAAGGTGGCTTCACTGCGGCTGCAGCGGATTCTCGAAGAGGCCGGCGTGTCGCGGGTCGATGCTTTGAAGATCGACGTCGAGGGTTTTGAGGATCGCGTGCTGACCGGCTTCTTCAGGGAAGCGCCGCGATCGCTGTGGCCGCAGGCGGTGGTGATCGAACATCTGTCGAAGAACGAATGGCTGGAAGACTGCATCGCCGACATGCGCGCGCGCGGTTACGTCGAGACCGGCAGAACCCGGAGCAACACCTTGCTGGCGCGCGAATAG
- a CDS encoding ATP-binding protein: MQTAQPNSLRLLQWMMAASLALPLALFVFASAVSWVSTNETADREIERALDVAHEHALKVFETIDRSLSEIAEIVRGIPDAGIASREETLHPRLKQLADSLPQVKSVWIFDARGRALANSLVVPAPAIDFSDRDYFSAHVERDVGTYIGEALKPRPPYQGAAFFGVSRRRENEDGSFAGVIHASVLPEYFANFYARIGREPGSFFALVRTDGAVLAHFPALDRDFRFEPNGPLGQQIVAHPQAGLITVKSPADGIERRLGYQRLAEYPIYVSAGLETSAIRARWLATMSQHLIFGAPATALLFFLLSLALRRTRHLHAEAAKRAEAEDALKHGQRLEALGQLTGGVAHDFNNLLTVISASVDMLRRPDLPEPRRLRYIDAISDTVTRAAKLTGQLLAFARRQTLKPELFDVGQNVQMLGEMIATLIGSRIQIVIHVPDEPCFINADAGQFETAVINMAVNARDAIDGPGRLTLTVRMVAELPGTAAPSKNPHGYVAVSVEDTGIGIPQDRFGIIFEPFFTTKEVGQGTGLGLSQVFGFARQSGGEVIVASELGKGSIFTLYLPRAAGGGRPRQVAAEDAPPVEGQGMWVLVVEDNAEVGKFATDALAGLGYHTTLVGNATHALEELMSDASRFDVVFSDVVMPGMSGIELAQEIRRRHHDLPVVLTSGYSHVLSQNGSYGFELLQKPYSIEQLAEVLQKVGRWRKVKRDAAPVSS; the protein is encoded by the coding sequence GTGCAGACTGCGCAACCCAATTCGCTAAGACTGCTGCAATGGATGATGGCCGCCTCGCTGGCCCTCCCACTGGCGCTGTTCGTCTTTGCTTCCGCCGTCTCCTGGGTTTCCACCAACGAGACCGCCGACCGGGAAATCGAGCGCGCGCTGGATGTCGCGCACGAGCACGCGCTAAAAGTGTTCGAGACCATCGACCGCAGCCTGTCGGAAATCGCCGAGATCGTCCGCGGCATTCCCGACGCCGGCATCGCCTCCCGCGAGGAGACCCTGCACCCGCGGCTCAAACAGCTCGCCGATTCGCTGCCGCAGGTGAAATCGGTCTGGATTTTCGACGCCAGGGGCCGGGCGCTTGCCAACAGCCTGGTGGTACCGGCGCCCGCCATCGATTTCTCGGACCGGGATTATTTCAGCGCCCATGTCGAGCGCGATGTCGGCACCTATATTGGCGAGGCGTTGAAACCGAGGCCGCCCTACCAGGGCGCGGCGTTCTTCGGCGTCAGCCGGAGGCGGGAGAACGAGGATGGCAGCTTTGCCGGCGTGATTCACGCTTCCGTGCTGCCGGAATATTTCGCGAATTTCTACGCCCGGATCGGTCGCGAACCCGGCAGCTTTTTCGCGCTCGTCCGGACCGATGGCGCGGTGCTGGCCCATTTCCCCGCCCTCGACCGTGATTTCCGATTCGAGCCGAACGGGCCGCTCGGGCAACAGATCGTCGCCCACCCCCAGGCCGGACTAATCACGGTAAAATCGCCGGCCGATGGCATCGAGCGCCGCCTCGGTTATCAGCGGCTTGCGGAATATCCGATCTATGTCAGCGCGGGGCTGGAGACATCGGCAATACGGGCGCGCTGGCTCGCCACCATGAGCCAGCATCTGATTTTCGGCGCGCCGGCCACCGCGCTGTTGTTCTTCCTGCTCTCGCTGGCGCTGCGGCGAACGCGGCACCTTCATGCCGAAGCCGCCAAGCGCGCCGAAGCCGAGGACGCGCTCAAGCACGGCCAGCGGCTGGAGGCGCTGGGGCAATTGACCGGCGGCGTCGCGCATGACTTCAACAATCTTCTGACCGTCATCAGCGCCTCCGTCGATATGTTGCGGCGGCCGGATCTGCCGGAGCCGCGGCGGCTGCGCTACATCGACGCGATCTCGGACACCGTAACCCGCGCTGCAAAACTGACGGGCCAGTTGCTGGCCTTCGCGCGGCGGCAGACCTTGAAGCCGGAACTGTTCGACGTCGGTCAAAACGTGCAGATGCTCGGCGAAATGATCGCCACCCTGATCGGTTCACGGATCCAGATCGTCATCCACGTGCCGGACGAGCCTTGCTTCATCAATGCCGATGCGGGCCAGTTCGAGACCGCTGTCATCAACATGGCGGTCAACGCCCGCGACGCCATCGACGGCCCTGGGCGGCTCACCCTTACGGTGCGGATGGTCGCCGAATTGCCGGGTACTGCCGCGCCATCCAAAAATCCGCACGGCTATGTTGCGGTGTCCGTCGAGGATACCGGCATCGGGATCCCCCAGGACCGGTTCGGGATCATCTTCGAACCGTTTTTCACCACCAAGGAAGTCGGACAGGGTACCGGACTCGGCCTGTCGCAGGTGTTCGGATTCGCCAGACAGTCCGGGGGCGAAGTGATCGTCGCCAGCGAGCTTGGCAAGGGCAGCATCTTCACGCTGTACCTGCCGCGCGCCGCCGGCGGCGGCCGGCCGCGGCAGGTCGCGGCGGAAGACGCGCCGCCGGTCGAAGGTCAGGGCATGTGGGTGCTCGTGGTCGAGGACAATGCCGAGGTCGGCAAGTTCGCGACCGACGCGCTGGCCGGGCTCGGCTATCACACCACACTGGTCGGCAACGCCACCCACGCGCTCGAAGAACTGATGAGCGATGCCAGCCGTTTCGACGTGGTGTTTTCGGACGTGGTGATGCCTGGCATGAGCGGCATCGAACTGGCGCAGGAAATCCGCCGCCGCCATCATGACCTGCCCGTGGTGCTGACCAGCGGCTACAGCCACGTGCTGTCGCAAAACGGCAGCTACGGCTTTGAGCTGCTGCAAAAGCCCTATTCGATCGAACAGCTCGCCGAAGTCCTGCAGAAGGTCGGCCGCTGGCGCAAGGTGAAGCGTGATGCCGCGCCGGTGTCATCCTAG
- a CDS encoding AraC family transcriptional regulator: protein MDPLDDAFSVMRVRQSLYARVDAGAPWAIRFREGKAARFGLVVAGSCWLTTEAPSKSIPLAAGDCYVILDGSTYTLGDDPRSAPQNCFDVMPKLVDGAVGIGGGGAAATVVTGWFVYDELGARPLTALLPRVLHTSVDGYRTEILKATLELLAKETERPGIGSGVVISGLADILFVQAIRSHLNHANEDDVGWLAALSDKRIGAAMRALHGSPADAWTVEKLAARANMSRSAFAARFKAKLGEAPLEYLTRWRMFRAGVLLRHTERSLAEIANEVGYESDAALSKAFHRVVGMAPGAFRRQNAEASGRKAAA from the coding sequence ATGGATCCCCTCGACGATGCATTTTCGGTCATGCGGGTGCGCCAATCGCTCTATGCGCGGGTCGATGCCGGCGCGCCCTGGGCGATCCGGTTCCGGGAAGGCAAAGCCGCGCGATTTGGCCTGGTTGTCGCAGGCTCCTGCTGGCTCACGACGGAGGCGCCTTCGAAATCGATCCCGCTCGCGGCGGGCGATTGCTACGTGATCCTGGATGGCTCGACCTACACGCTCGGCGACGATCCGCGCTCGGCGCCGCAGAACTGTTTTGACGTGATGCCAAAACTGGTCGATGGCGCGGTCGGCATCGGCGGCGGTGGGGCGGCGGCCACCGTCGTGACCGGTTGGTTCGTCTATGACGAACTCGGCGCCCGCCCGTTGACCGCGCTGCTGCCGCGCGTGCTGCATACAAGCGTCGATGGCTACCGCACCGAGATTTTGAAAGCGACGCTCGAATTGCTGGCGAAGGAGACCGAACGCCCCGGCATCGGCTCCGGCGTCGTCATTTCGGGGCTTGCGGATATCCTGTTCGTGCAGGCGATCCGCAGCCATCTCAACCACGCCAATGAGGACGACGTCGGCTGGCTCGCGGCCTTGTCCGACAAGCGCATCGGTGCTGCGATGCGCGCGCTGCACGGCAGTCCGGCCGACGCGTGGACCGTGGAGAAGCTCGCGGCGCGTGCCAACATGTCGCGCTCGGCATTTGCCGCGCGCTTCAAGGCAAAGCTCGGCGAAGCGCCGCTGGAGTATCTGACGCGCTGGCGCATGTTCCGCGCCGGCGTGCTGCTGCGGCACACCGAGCGCTCGCTGGCGGAAATCGCCAATGAAGTCGGCTACGAGAGCGACGCGGCGCTGAGCAAGGCGTTTCACCGCGTCGTCGGCATGGCGCCTGGCGCGTTCCGTAGGCAGAACGCGGAGGCGAGCGGAAGGAAAGCTGCAGCCTGA
- a CDS encoding IS701 family transposase, with translation MIRMSWARAASVEETLALWAASLREIKQRIRPLFTQERVATNAGLFLEGLLGDEQRKTGWMRAEAAGDPGPWRQQAILGRGDWDADALRDIVRDYVIEHLADDDAVLVIDETGFLKQGKASCGVARQYTGSAGKITNCQIGVFAAYVSRHGHAFIDRALYLPKEWTDDPDRLEAAYVPADVGFATKPRLATRMIARAIAASVPFRWVAGDTVYGVGNIEQQLRRAGKGYVLGVSSAHVFRSWGKRPPVAGTAADLARTRHSSDWKRLSAGAGTKGPRLHDWCYLELADLEAEQFNSANDGLWTRGLLIRRRIADDDLAFFTTWCPAGTALETLVAVEGHRWAIEDGFETAKNEFGLDHNESRSWHGWHRHVSLVMLAFAMMAAIRHRANPPPPKKTKRRPPAKAKA, from the coding sequence ATGATTCGAATGTCGTGGGCGCGGGCCGCGTCGGTTGAGGAGACGCTTGCGTTGTGGGCGGCGTCGCTTCGAGAGATCAAGCAACGGATACGTCCGTTGTTCACGCAAGAGCGTGTTGCGACGAATGCAGGTCTATTCCTGGAAGGTCTGCTCGGAGATGAGCAGCGCAAGACCGGTTGGATGCGCGCGGAGGCGGCTGGCGATCCCGGCCCATGGCGGCAGCAGGCGATTCTGGGTCGTGGAGACTGGGACGCCGATGCCCTGCGCGATATCGTGCGCGACTACGTCATCGAGCATTTGGCGGATGACGATGCGGTGCTGGTGATCGACGAGACCGGTTTTCTCAAACAGGGCAAAGCGTCATGCGGAGTGGCGCGGCAATACACTGGTTCGGCAGGGAAGATCACGAACTGCCAGATCGGCGTCTTCGCTGCCTACGTTTCGCGTCATGGCCATGCGTTCATCGATCGCGCGTTGTATCTCCCGAAGGAATGGACCGACGATCCGGATCGTCTGGAAGCCGCATATGTGCCTGCCGATGTCGGCTTTGCGACCAAACCAAGGCTTGCGACGAGAATGATCGCACGCGCGATAGCCGCGTCTGTACCATTCAGGTGGGTTGCCGGCGATACCGTCTACGGTGTTGGCAACATCGAACAGCAGCTACGTCGGGCAGGCAAAGGCTACGTGCTTGGGGTCAGCAGCGCTCATGTGTTTCGATCCTGGGGCAAGCGACCGCCGGTCGCCGGTACGGCTGCAGACCTCGCCCGGACGCGGCACTCATCCGACTGGAAGCGCCTGTCGGCGGGAGCCGGAACCAAAGGACCGCGGCTGCACGATTGGTGTTATCTCGAATTGGCCGATCTCGAGGCCGAGCAGTTCAACAGTGCAAATGACGGTTTGTGGACACGCGGTCTACTGATCCGTCGTCGCATCGCCGATGATGACCTCGCCTTCTTCACCACCTGGTGCCCAGCGGGAACAGCCCTTGAAACGCTGGTCGCGGTCGAAGGCCATCGATGGGCGATCGAGGACGGCTTTGAAACCGCGAAAAACGAGTTCGGGCTCGATCACAACGAGAGCAGATCCTGGCATGGCTGGCACCGTCATGTGTCCTTGGTGATGCTCGCCTTCGCCATGATGGCCGCGATCCGACATCGCGCCAATCCGCCACCGCCCAAAAAAACGAAACGGCGCCCCCCGGCAAAAGCCAAAGCATAA